The Opitutaceae bacterium genome window below encodes:
- a CDS encoding adenine phosphoribosyltransferase: MNSYDFNSYLKPRIRTVRDWPKVGVNFRDVTTLFHDPEAFRVMVEAFSLDCTRLNVDLIAAVDARGFIIGGALAYQLHKPFVLVRKKGKLPYKTVSEDYDLEYGTAAVEIHADACRPGDRILIVDDLIATGGTLMAAAKLFQVLHGEVVGVAAIIDLPELGGSRRLRAGGLRVHALCEFTENE, translated from the coding sequence ATGAACTCGTACGACTTCAACTCCTACCTCAAGCCTCGCATTCGCACGGTGCGCGACTGGCCCAAGGTCGGGGTGAATTTTCGTGATGTGACAACCCTGTTCCACGATCCGGAGGCGTTTCGCGTGATGGTGGAGGCGTTCTCGCTCGACTGCACGCGTTTGAACGTGGATCTCATCGCTGCGGTCGATGCGCGGGGATTCATCATTGGCGGCGCACTGGCGTACCAGTTGCACAAGCCGTTTGTGCTCGTGCGCAAGAAGGGCAAGCTGCCGTACAAGACTGTTTCAGAGGACTATGACCTCGAATACGGCACGGCCGCGGTGGAGATTCATGCCGATGCGTGCAGGCCCGGGGACAGGATACTGATCGTGGACGATCTCATCGCCACGGGTGGCACGCTCATGGCGGCGGCGAAACTGTTTCAGGTTCTCCACGGCGAAGTGGTGGGCGTCGCCGCCATAATAGATCTGCCGGAGCTCGGTGGATCGAGGCGGCTTCGCGCGGGAGGCCTGCGCGTGCATGCCCTCTGCGAATTCACTGAGAACGAGTAG
- a CDS encoding flavin reductase family protein, which translates to MHLDFTRLEPRHAYQWMVSTILPRPIAWVSTISKEGRSNLAPFSFFQGVTANPPTLMVVPVNKKDGTKKDTVRNIEEVPEFVVSICSFALAEKMNASASLLPHGESEFDAFGIEAAPSVTIRPPRVALAPVSFECALHSIVRLGEGPLAANVVFGLIRLAHIDDAILDEHGHVDAAKLDAIGRMGGESYTRTRDVFSMRRPDR; encoded by the coding sequence ATGCATCTCGATTTCACGCGGCTTGAGCCGCGTCATGCCTATCAATGGATGGTATCGACGATTCTCCCGCGTCCAATCGCCTGGGTGTCGACCATTTCGAAGGAAGGTCGGTCCAATCTCGCGCCCTTTTCGTTTTTTCAGGGTGTCACGGCAAACCCGCCGACATTGATGGTCGTTCCCGTGAACAAGAAGGATGGAACGAAGAAAGACACGGTGCGCAACATTGAGGAGGTGCCGGAGTTTGTCGTTTCCATCTGCTCCTTTGCACTTGCGGAGAAGATGAACGCCTCGGCCTCGCTCCTGCCGCATGGCGAGAGTGAGTTCGATGCGTTTGGGATCGAGGCGGCGCCCAGCGTGACCATCCGACCTCCGCGAGTTGCGCTCGCGCCGGTATCCTTTGAATGCGCGCTGCATTCCATCGTGCGCCTGGGGGAGGGGCCGCTGGCAGCCAATGTCGTTTTTGGGTTGATACGCCTCGCCCACATCGACGATGCGATCCTCGATGAGCATGGCCATGTCGATGCGGCGAAGCTTGACGCAATCGGGCGCATGGGGGGTGAAAGCTACACGCGTACGCGCGACGTTTTCAGCATGCGCCGGCCCGATCGCTGA
- a CDS encoding DUF1800 family protein, which translates to MKPRFPACALVFIACLVIVPLVPGAQFGQRLINISTRARVGTGDANALIAGFIISPGTSKQVLIRASGPSLTQASIGLPSSLVLANPRIEVYNGDSIKIFENDNWKVSSGGSLATAADFSSVGAFPFTSDNDSALLATLAAGSYTVKVTSANAGTGLALVEVYDVSGASELINLSSRAEVQTGANIVISGIVVAPGSGTRRVLFRAIGPTLANFNVPNPLANPTMAILNGSGVQIAGNDNWGSSGNTSSLATTFASVGAFALASTSSLDSALIVDLAPGSYTIQVSGVGGTSGVALVEAYDLTPSSLPLVSVLASKPSTDTAGASPGVFTISRTGSTTDPMTVYYTLSGSAVSGVDYINVPGSVTIPAGASSATVEIKPYATTQSTTVSKSVALTVAYNPAYGSAANNSAIVSIFYNPGSLYVSTLRPSAAATDSVGYGSSSIQLSSDQTFALVNLSFSALSSPQTVAYLRLGNLGDSGAAYLFRIPSGQASGVRWDIRDSGQYSAAELVQALKEGRIFVSVESVSYPSGELAGTYLKSSGTMAFTPPEDPPIISLVNPTPQEAARFLSQASFGATQAAIDEVVSKGYQAWITDQVNMPAASHRAAVAADFAANNAGGQDRDPNTNLFRRAGQSHRLNTWWKFALQGGDQLRQRVAFALSQIMVISDQNGTVNAWQEGAANYYDILAKNAFGNFRQLLQDVTLNPMMGIYLTYLRNQKASGASLPDENYAREVMQLFTIGLVQLNPDGTLRLDAQGLPIPTYDQTTISETAKVFTGWGFAQNYSARPSFTGGGGAGSPANGTDYIDPLRLFPASHEDGPKTIVGGRVIPAGQGGLKDLNDMLDTLFNHPNTGPFVSRQLIQRLVTANPSPAYVYRVAQKFADNGAGVRGDLGAVVRAILTDFEARSPEASAVSSFGKLKEPILRTAALFRALGGATNTGRYVITNSDAQTSQQPLSAPTVFNFFEPYYVQPGALAAAGLYAPEFQIFTSTTAITTTNYLYGFLYANKPASMDNSTTVYMNLDSLLPLATTPQALVDRLDLLLTGAASSDRTRTRIVTALNAMPSNTSATEKVRSAAYLLISTPDGAIQP; encoded by the coding sequence ATGAAACCGCGCTTTCCTGCGTGTGCATTGGTTTTCATCGCCTGTCTTGTGATCGTTCCCCTGGTCCCTGGTGCCCAGTTCGGTCAGCGCCTCATCAACATTTCCACCCGCGCCAGGGTCGGCACCGGTGACGCCAACGCGCTGATTGCCGGCTTCATCATCAGCCCCGGCACATCCAAGCAGGTTCTCATTCGCGCCTCGGGCCCGAGCCTGACGCAGGCCAGCATTGGTCTGCCCAGCTCACTGGTCCTCGCGAATCCACGTATCGAGGTCTACAATGGCGATTCGATCAAGATTTTCGAGAACGACAACTGGAAGGTTTCCAGCGGTGGCTCGCTCGCCACTGCGGCGGACTTCAGCTCAGTCGGTGCCTTTCCTTTCACAAGCGACAATGACTCGGCTCTGCTTGCCACCCTTGCTGCGGGCAGCTATACGGTGAAGGTTACGAGCGCCAACGCCGGAACCGGACTGGCCCTCGTCGAGGTTTACGATGTCTCGGGGGCCTCCGAGCTCATCAATCTTTCGTCGCGCGCGGAGGTTCAAACCGGCGCAAACATCGTCATTTCCGGCATCGTCGTTGCACCCGGCTCCGGTACCCGCCGGGTACTGTTCCGCGCGATCGGGCCGACTCTGGCCAATTTCAACGTACCCAATCCTCTGGCCAATCCCACGATGGCCATTCTCAACGGTTCGGGCGTGCAGATCGCCGGCAACGACAACTGGGGCTCCAGCGGAAACACCTCCTCGCTCGCCACAACCTTCGCGTCCGTCGGTGCCTTCGCTCTCGCCAGCACCAGCAGCCTCGATTCGGCCCTGATCGTCGATCTCGCGCCAGGATCCTACACGATACAGGTGAGTGGGGTGGGCGGAACCAGCGGTGTCGCACTGGTCGAGGCCTATGACCTAACTCCCTCTTCGCTGCCACTTGTCAGCGTGCTCGCCTCCAAGCCCTCGACCGATACAGCCGGGGCGAGCCCGGGTGTGTTCACCATCTCCCGCACGGGATCGACCACGGACCCGATGACCGTCTACTACACGCTGTCAGGCTCCGCAGTGTCCGGGGTCGACTACATCAATGTGCCGGGATCGGTCACGATTCCCGCTGGCGCGAGCAGCGCAACCGTCGAGATAAAGCCGTATGCAACCACGCAATCAACGACAGTCAGCAAGTCCGTCGCGCTCACAGTCGCCTACAACCCGGCGTACGGTTCCGCCGCAAACAATTCGGCGATCGTCTCGATCTTCTACAACCCCGGCAGTCTCTACGTGTCCACACTTCGGCCGTCAGCGGCTGCCACAGATTCGGTTGGTTATGGCAGCTCCTCCATCCAGCTGAGCTCTGACCAGACCTTTGCCCTGGTCAATCTCAGCTTTTCCGCGCTTTCCTCGCCGCAGACCGTCGCCTACCTGAGACTCGGCAATCTTGGCGACAGTGGAGCCGCCTACCTGTTCCGGATTCCCAGCGGGCAGGCATCAGGAGTGCGGTGGGACATACGCGACAGCGGGCAGTATAGTGCCGCCGAACTCGTTCAAGCCCTCAAGGAAGGCCGGATATTTGTCAGCGTTGAATCCGTAAGCTATCCATCCGGCGAACTCGCGGGCACCTACCTGAAGAGTTCCGGAACAATGGCTTTCACCCCGCCGGAGGACCCGCCGATCATAAGCCTTGTCAATCCGACACCCCAGGAAGCCGCACGCTTTCTATCACAGGCCAGCTTCGGCGCGACCCAGGCGGCAATTGATGAAGTAGTCTCCAAGGGCTATCAGGCGTGGATCACCGATCAGGTGAACATGCCGGCCGCATCCCATCGCGCGGCTGTTGCCGCGGACTTTGCCGCCAACAACGCAGGCGGTCAGGATCGCGATCCCAATACGAACCTCTTCCGCCGTGCCGGGCAATCGCACCGCCTGAACACTTGGTGGAAGTTTGCGCTCCAAGGCGGCGACCAGCTCCGCCAGCGGGTGGCTTTCGCCCTGTCGCAGATCATGGTGATCTCCGATCAAAACGGCACTGTGAACGCCTGGCAGGAGGGTGCTGCAAACTACTACGACATCCTCGCAAAAAATGCGTTCGGCAATTTTCGCCAGCTCCTGCAGGACGTCACGCTCAACCCGATGATGGGAATCTACCTGACCTATCTGCGAAACCAGAAGGCCAGCGGCGCCAGTCTGCCCGATGAGAATTACGCACGCGAGGTCATGCAGCTCTTCACCATCGGCCTCGTGCAGCTGAATCCCGATGGAACCCTCCGGTTGGATGCCCAGGGTCTGCCTATTCCCACCTATGACCAGACCACCATTTCAGAAACCGCAAAGGTCTTCACGGGATGGGGCTTTGCCCAGAACTATTCGGCAAGGCCCAGCTTCACGGGAGGCGGAGGCGCGGGCTCCCCGGCAAACGGCACGGACTACATTGATCCGCTGCGACTCTTCCCCGCCTCGCACGAGGACGGTCCGAAAACAATCGTCGGCGGCAGGGTGATTCCCGCGGGGCAGGGCGGACTGAAGGACCTCAATGACATGCTCGACACCCTGTTCAATCATCCGAACACCGGGCCCTTTGTCTCCCGTCAGCTCATTCAGCGCCTCGTCACCGCCAATCCGAGCCCCGCCTACGTCTATCGCGTTGCGCAGAAGTTCGCTGACAATGGAGCCGGCGTCCGGGGGGATCTCGGTGCTGTCGTTCGCGCGATCCTCACCGACTTCGAGGCACGCTCGCCCGAGGCTTCGGCGGTCAGCTCCTTCGGCAAGCTGAAGGAGCCCATTCTGCGCACCGCCGCCCTCTTCCGCGCGCTGGGTGGTGCCACCAACACGGGGCGATATGTGATCACCAATTCCGATGCGCAGACATCCCAGCAGCCGTTGAGCGCCCCCACGGTGTTCAATTTCTTCGAACCCTACTACGTCCAGCCCGGTGCGCTTGCCGCGGCGGGTCTCTACGCTCCCGAGTTTCAGATCTTCACGTCAACGACCGCGATAACCACAACCAACTACCTCTACGGCTTTCTGTATGCCAACAAACCCGCGAGCATGGACAACAGCACGACCGTCTACATGAACCTGGACAGTCTTCTTCCGCTCGCGACAACGCCCCAGGCTCTGGTGGACAGGCTGGATCTGCTCCTGACCGGCGCCGCAAGCAGCGATAGAACCCGGACAAGGATAGTGACCGCGCTCAACGCTATGCCATCCAACACCAGTGCGACGGAAAAGGTCCGCAGCGCCGCTTATCTGCTCATCTCGACGCCTGACGGTGCCATCCAACCGTAA
- a CDS encoding DUF1501 domain-containing protein: MNRSPFPSPVDPSRRKFLGACCAAVSATGMLSALAQLRVLGALAQPGNGPQVPGMSAAEDFKALVCLFLAGGNDSNNVVIPTDSTGYAAYAASRTALALPNGVALPIANTAGDGRNWGLHPAMTGVHSIYSAGKAAVLANVGTLLYPTTKAQYSARSVPLPPQLFSHNDQQVEWQSSLPDKAFASGWGGRLADLTNAFNQNPTISMSITLNGQNSFQVGRNIAQYSVSPTGAVALSGSADPSGTSVAAIRTKAMNDILNSPSANLFETAFAGMTTDAIADSGLLASILSSASAGSNSAFPTNYNLFPTSSLGQQLRTIARLISARSQLGLKRQIFFARIGGWDLHDTQVTAGATATGAHANLLTDVSNSLKAFYDATVEMGLSDSVTTFTASDFGRTYNTNGDGSDHGWGSHHIIVGGAVKGGNIYGRMPDLTLRGVQDTGSRGQWIPTTSVDEYSATLARWFGVSATDLPIVLPNAGRFAHQNVAFL; the protein is encoded by the coding sequence ATGAATCGCTCACCATTCCCCTCGCCCGTCGATCCTTCCCGCAGAAAATTCCTCGGGGCCTGCTGCGCCGCCGTCAGCGCAACCGGCATGCTCTCCGCGCTCGCGCAGCTTCGCGTCCTCGGCGCGCTCGCGCAGCCTGGCAACGGTCCGCAGGTACCCGGCATGTCGGCAGCGGAGGACTTCAAGGCGCTCGTATGCCTCTTCCTCGCGGGAGGCAACGATTCCAACAATGTCGTCATTCCCACCGACTCCACCGGTTATGCGGCTTATGCGGCTTCGCGCACCGCTCTCGCCCTTCCGAATGGCGTCGCCCTCCCAATCGCAAACACGGCGGGTGACGGGCGGAACTGGGGCCTGCATCCTGCGATGACCGGGGTTCATTCAATCTATTCCGCTGGCAAGGCCGCCGTGCTCGCCAATGTCGGCACCCTGCTCTATCCGACCACTAAGGCGCAGTACTCCGCGCGTTCAGTGCCGCTGCCGCCCCAGCTTTTCTCCCACAATGACCAGCAGGTCGAGTGGCAGAGCAGTCTGCCCGACAAGGCCTTCGCCTCCGGATGGGGTGGACGGCTCGCCGACCTCACCAACGCCTTCAACCAGAACCCCACCATCTCAATGTCGATCACCCTGAATGGACAAAATTCCTTTCAGGTCGGGCGCAATATCGCGCAATATTCGGTCTCCCCCACAGGCGCTGTCGCCCTGAGCGGCTCAGCGGATCCATCCGGGACCTCCGTCGCAGCCATTCGAACAAAGGCGATGAACGACATCTTGAACTCCCCCTCGGCCAACCTTTTCGAAACGGCATTTGCGGGAATGACGACTGACGCCATCGCCGACAGCGGACTGCTTGCAAGCATTCTCAGCTCCGCCTCCGCCGGCTCAAACTCCGCCTTTCCCACCAATTACAATCTCTTCCCCACCTCCAGCCTGGGCCAGCAGCTCCGCACGATTGCAAGGCTCATCTCAGCCCGCTCCCAACTCGGCCTCAAGCGACAGATCTTCTTCGCCCGCATCGGCGGATGGGATCTGCATGACACCCAGGTGACCGCCGGTGCCACCGCGACCGGTGCACACGCCAACCTGCTCACGGATGTCTCCAACTCCCTGAAGGCCTTCTACGACGCCACCGTCGAGATGGGACTCTCCGATTCAGTCACCACCTTCACCGCCTCGGATTTCGGTCGCACGTACAACACCAACGGCGACGGCTCCGATCACGGGTGGGGCAGCCACCACATCATTGTCGGCGGCGCGGTCAAGGGCGGCAACATCTACGGGCGCATGCCGGATCTCACCCTGCGCGGCGTGCAGGACACCGGTTCCCGCGGACAGTGGATCCCGACCACCAGCGTTGACGAATACAGCGCCACGCTGGCCCGCTGGTTCGGCGTCAGCGCCACCGATCTGCCGATAGTTCTCCCGAACGCCGGCCGCTTCGCCCACCAGAACGTCGCCTTCCTCTGA
- a CDS encoding ABC transporter permease has product MTLPLIIYRSLRQHALSTLVTATSIALATGLLMVVWMVKTQSQKAFLETSTGFDAVLGARGSKLQIVLNSIFHLEASPGNVSAADYEQIRRDPRVKAAIPLALGDNYLGFRVVGTIEDLFTKVEYAKGRKYRIEGGGRLFAGSAREAVVGSFVADKLGLKVGATFKPYHGLVFAANAQHEDVFTVTGVLAPTNTPADKVIWIPISGIQTMSGHDAKFSTDVSAVLIQFRTPTAGLMMDMMYNKQGNRLTLAYPVAAIIADLFGKIGWFDRVLALVAYLVALVAAGSVLASIYASMSARRRDVAILRSLGAHRRTILAAVVGEAAAIGAIGAIAGFAFYFGLLTAVAGVIRSQTGVVIDVSSGAPILWIAPLALIGLCALGGLVPAMKAYRVPVAETLAPTS; this is encoded by the coding sequence GTGACGCTCCCCCTGATCATCTATCGCAGCCTTCGCCAGCACGCCTTGTCGACGCTTGTGACGGCGACCAGCATCGCACTTGCGACAGGGCTTCTGATGGTGGTCTGGATGGTGAAGACGCAGTCCCAGAAGGCGTTCCTTGAGACGAGCACGGGATTCGATGCCGTGCTGGGTGCGAGGGGATCGAAACTCCAGATAGTGCTGAACAGCATCTTTCACCTGGAGGCCTCGCCTGGAAACGTGAGTGCGGCGGATTACGAGCAGATCCGGCGGGATCCTCGGGTGAAGGCGGCCATTCCGCTCGCGCTGGGCGACAACTATCTTGGGTTTCGGGTCGTGGGAACTATCGAGGATCTCTTCACGAAGGTTGAGTACGCGAAGGGCCGGAAGTATCGCATCGAGGGCGGCGGCCGGCTGTTCGCGGGTTCGGCCCGAGAGGCGGTGGTGGGAAGCTTTGTCGCCGACAAGCTGGGGCTCAAAGTCGGGGCCACGTTCAAGCCGTACCACGGCCTGGTGTTTGCGGCCAATGCGCAACATGAGGATGTATTCACGGTCACGGGGGTGCTTGCCCCCACAAACACGCCCGCCGACAAGGTGATCTGGATACCGATATCCGGAATTCAGACCATGTCCGGGCATGACGCGAAGTTCTCGACCGATGTCAGTGCGGTGTTGATTCAGTTTCGCACGCCGACGGCGGGACTGATGATGGACATGATGTACAACAAGCAGGGCAACCGGCTGACGCTTGCGTATCCGGTGGCGGCGATCATTGCGGACCTGTTCGGCAAGATCGGATGGTTCGACCGGGTGCTGGCGCTGGTGGCCTATCTGGTGGCGCTGGTGGCCGCGGGAAGCGTGCTGGCGAGCATCTATGCATCGATGAGCGCGCGCCGCCGCGACGTGGCGATCCTGAGGTCCCTGGGTGCGCACCGACGCACCATTCTCGCAGCGGTTGTTGGCGAGGCTGCGGCGATCGGAGCTATCGGCGCGATTGCCGGCTTTGCGTTCTACTTTGGACTTTTGACGGCTGTTGCCGGTGTGATCCGCAGTCAGACCGGAGTCGTGATTGATGTTTCGTCCGGCGCGCCGATTCTATGGATTGCACCGCTCGCGCTGATAGGGCTGTGCGCGCTGGGCGGCCTCGTGCCCGCGATGAAGGCCTATCGCGTTCCTGTCGCGGAAACGCTTGCTCCCACTTCGTGA
- a CDS encoding ABC transporter ATP-binding protein, which yields MVEIVRVHQFALSAGEQVALRGESGSGKTTFLHLIAGILAADEGRIELDGTVVTALSEARRDRLRAEKIGYIFQTFNLLQGYTVLENVILGMSFGAGADRARARELLERVGLGHRLSHFPRQLSTGQQQRVAVARALANRPRLVLADEPTGNLDRRHGTEALALIREACSEAGAALLVVSHDEHVLAAFGSVQSFSDINRPAALRSAQRAN from the coding sequence ATGGTGGAGATCGTGAGGGTGCATCAATTCGCGCTTTCCGCCGGAGAGCAGGTTGCGCTGCGTGGTGAAAGTGGCTCCGGAAAAACGACGTTCCTGCATTTGATCGCCGGAATTCTTGCGGCGGATGAAGGTAGGATTGAACTCGATGGGACGGTTGTCACTGCCCTGAGCGAGGCGCGGCGCGACCGGCTGCGGGCGGAGAAGATCGGGTATATCTTCCAGACGTTCAATCTGCTGCAGGGGTATACTGTCCTGGAAAATGTCATATTGGGGATGAGTTTCGGTGCCGGGGCAGACCGGGCGCGTGCACGTGAGCTGCTGGAACGGGTGGGCCTTGGGCATCGCCTCTCGCATTTTCCCCGCCAGTTGTCGACGGGGCAGCAGCAGCGTGTCGCGGTGGCGCGCGCGCTCGCCAACCGACCGAGGCTGGTGCTGGCGGACGAACCGACGGGCAATCTCGATCGCAGGCATGGCACCGAAGCGCTGGCGCTCATACGCGAGGCCTGTAGTGAAGCCGGTGCAGCGCTTCTCGTTGTGAGCCATGACGAACACGTTCTCGCGGCCTTTGGCAGCGTCCAGTCGTTTTCGGACATCAACCGCCCGGCGGCGCTGCGGTCGGCGCAGCGGGCAAACTGA
- a CDS encoding acetylxylan esterase produces MQARLTSLFSQPSISIMPSPTRLALVYGCALAILTPVIRAEIALPAPADERVATTQIRVVPDRLGWTYKTGEPAKFRVTAVWDQQPLEQLAIHYKVGPEMMEVPEKTAVVPAEGLTIDGGTLQSPGFIRCIITAVVGGKSYRSVATAAFSPEKITPTQANPPDFETFWNAQKEMLAAIPIDPVLTLQPDLCTSKVDVYQLNLQSAGPSGNSTSRIYGMLCVPKAEGTFPAVLNVPGAGIRPYRGLVELAERGIITLQIGIHGIPVNLPPDVYTGLGRGPLNNYFAINLDQRDSYFYRRVYLGCLRSNDYLVSHPKWNRKQLIVMGGSQGGQLSIVTASLDPRVTALAANYPAYCDVTGYLHGRAGGWPHMMRATPQGPSPHATDLKIATTSYYDAVNFARRLKVPGYYSWGYNDETCPPTSMFAAYNVIQAPKFLLLALEMPHSANPEQNARIEAWVVAQAGIR; encoded by the coding sequence ATGCAGGCGAGATTAACGAGCCTATTTTCTCAACCCTCCATTTCAATCATGCCTTCTCCCACAAGACTTGCCCTCGTTTATGGATGTGCATTGGCGATACTGACGCCGGTAATCCGCGCTGAAATTGCGCTTCCAGCGCCTGCCGACGAAAGGGTTGCAACAACGCAGATACGTGTGGTGCCCGATCGCCTTGGATGGACCTACAAGACCGGCGAACCCGCAAAATTCAGGGTCACCGCAGTCTGGGATCAGCAACCCTTGGAACAGCTTGCGATTCACTACAAGGTCGGCCCAGAGATGATGGAGGTCCCCGAAAAAACAGCCGTGGTTCCGGCCGAAGGCCTCACCATCGATGGAGGCACGCTTCAATCGCCAGGTTTCATCCGCTGCATCATAACCGCAGTGGTCGGCGGGAAAAGCTACCGCAGTGTCGCCACAGCGGCCTTCAGCCCGGAAAAAATCACTCCAACGCAGGCCAATCCACCGGATTTCGAGACCTTCTGGAATGCTCAGAAGGAAATGCTCGCGGCCATTCCCATCGATCCGGTGCTGACGCTTCAACCGGATCTCTGCACTTCAAAGGTTGATGTCTATCAACTGAACCTGCAATCGGCGGGTCCCTCGGGCAACTCCACAAGCCGGATCTACGGCATGCTCTGCGTGCCGAAGGCCGAAGGCACCTTCCCCGCCGTCCTCAATGTACCGGGCGCCGGCATTCGCCCCTACCGCGGCCTGGTCGAACTTGCCGAGCGCGGCATAATCACCCTGCAGATCGGCATTCACGGCATCCCGGTCAACCTGCCCCCCGACGTGTACACCGGGCTCGGGCGCGGTCCGCTCAACAACTACTTCGCGATCAATCTGGACCAGCGCGACAGCTATTTCTACCGGCGCGTCTACCTCGGCTGCCTTCGCTCCAATGACTACCTCGTGTCCCATCCCAAATGGAACCGGAAGCAGCTCATCGTCATGGGCGGAAGCCAGGGCGGACAGCTCTCCATCGTCACCGCAAGCCTCGATCCAAGAGTCACCGCTCTCGCCGCCAACTATCCCGCCTACTGCGATGTCACCGGCTACCTGCACGGCCGCGCGGGCGGCTGGCCCCACATGATGCGCGCCACCCCGCAGGGTCCCTCGCCGCACGCCACCGATCTCAAGATCGCGACAACATCGTATTACGATGCGGTCAACTTCGCGCGCCGACTCAAGGTGCCGGGCTACTACTCCTGGGGATACAATGACGAAACCTGCCCGCCCACCTCGATGTTCGCCGCCTACAATGTCATTCAGGCTCCAAAGTTCCTCCTGCTCGCACTTGAAATGCCCCACAGCGCGAATCCCGAGCAGAATGCCAGAATCGAAGCCTGGGTCGTGGCGCAGGCCGGCATCCGCTGA
- a CDS encoding rRNA pseudouridine synthase encodes MRRIDQLLSSLGYCSRRSAREFLRDHEVTANGARLGDSSLKVNPSEIRIDGEPLDHPDGILLMLNKPLGLVCSHDSKDGPTVYSLLPERWRNRSPQLTTIGRLDKETSGLLLITDNGPLVHRLTSPRHHVLKRYRARVDGLLPVTLVDVFSSGKLMLDGESKPCAPAHLEIVSAHEALLELTEGRYHQVRRMFASQGLTVLSLHREGLGGLTLDNLAPGEWREISSSLFD; translated from the coding sequence ATGCGTCGCATCGATCAACTGCTAAGCAGCCTCGGTTACTGCTCGAGGCGGAGTGCGCGCGAGTTTCTCAGGGATCATGAGGTGACTGCAAATGGCGCGCGGCTCGGGGATTCCTCACTGAAGGTGAATCCCTCCGAAATCCGGATCGATGGCGAGCCGCTCGACCATCCCGACGGCATCCTCCTCATGCTCAACAAACCGCTCGGACTGGTTTGCTCGCACGATTCGAAAGACGGCCCCACAGTCTACTCCCTCCTGCCCGAACGATGGCGGAATCGGTCCCCTCAGCTGACGACCATCGGACGGCTCGACAAGGAGACTTCCGGCCTCCTGCTCATCACCGACAACGGTCCGCTGGTTCACCGGCTCACCTCCCCGCGCCATCACGTCCTCAAGCGCTACCGCGCCCGAGTTGACGGACTTCTCCCGGTCACACTGGTCGACGTCTTCAGCAGCGGAAAGCTCATGCTCGATGGCGAAAGCAAACCCTGCGCCCCCGCGCATCTCGAAATTGTCAGCGCGCATGAGGCGCTGCTCGAGCTGACCGAAGGCCGCTATCACCAAGTTCGACGCATGTTCGCTTCGCAGGGTCTCACGGTTCTTTCACTGCACCGCGAAGGTCTTGGCGGCCTGACGCTCGACAATCTCGCACCGGGCGAATGGCGCGAGATTTCCTCATCGCTTTTCGACTGA